A stretch of DNA from Leptolyngbyaceae cyanobacterium:
TTAGTCAAATACTACCTAAGGAACGAAAAACAACCGAAAGAGAAGACAAATATCAAGCTCCTAACTTACGAGAGCGAAAAAATAAACTCTTTTGGCACGATCGCATAAAGTATTCATATTGGTTACCGATTTACATAATGGTGCGTTATTAAGGCAATTTAATGATTAACGAAAATAATATTTTTCAAATTCCTTACCTAACACGCACTATAGTTAAATTAGCTTTGACTATCTCCGTAAATACGGTAAAGCCTTAGTCCCTTGAATGGGAAATTTAAAAATCTAAAATCTTAGAATCCAAAACTTAAAATCGAATGGCCAGCGACATTTCTGAGGGATTTCTTCGTCAGTTGCCTGATGGTAAATCAGGCTCAGAACGTCGCTATTGTCTGGAAAACTTAGACGAAATCGTGCTAGGGCGAGATTTTAATTGTCATGTTGTTTTGGATTCTAAAATATATGGAATGGTTTCCCGACGCCATACCGTAATCAGCCATATCACTAAGTTTGCAGGCGCTCCACCTAGCTGGCTGGTTTGCGATTTAAACAGTGCTAACGGTACGTATATCAATGGGGAAAAGTTGAGTGGATGCAAAATCTGTCGGGTAGGCGATCGCATCACGCTAGGTAACAATGGGCCTGAGTTTATCTTTGAGTGTGAATATGCTTCTACTAAACAACAGGAAGAACCAGCAAGAGGAGAGAAAGCCGAAAATTACGCTTCATTAACTACAAGTCAGTCAGATTCCGTTAGCTTTACTCAACTATTTCCCATCTTTTCAACTGGCAAATATTTAATCCAAAAAGCTTATTTAATTCCCGGCATTTTTACCGTAACCTTTGTAGTCTTAATGTTTGCTTCTGTAGGCAAGTCAATGGCATTTAATTTAACATTGGCTTCTTACTTGGCTGGGGCAGCTTATTATTTTGTTTATCAACTTTGTGGAAAGCATAAACCTTGGTGGGTGCTGTTACTTTCCGGCTTAACCACTATTTTTATCTTACTCAGTCCATTATTATTGCTATTTATAGTTATTTTCCGAGAAATTTTGCCGGGAAGTGTACCTGCATCAGCTAACGCCGTGAGTTTTCCGATTTTGCTAATCCAAATGTTTTTTGGCGCTGGCTTGATGGAGGAATTACTGAAAGCATTACCAATTTTAGGTGCATATTTATTAGGACGTAATTTGCCATCACCTTGGCGAGAACGGATCGGGGTTTGGGAGCCTTTAGATGGTATCTTGCTAGGAACGGCTTCTGCTGTGGGATTTACGCTCCTAGAAACTTTAAGCCAGTACATACCACAAATTATTCAGAATGTAACTTTGCAAGCAGGGCAAGGAGCGGGCGAGTTAGCAGGATTGCAGTTACTAATTCCTCGAGTTTTGGGTTCCGTGGCTGGACATATGGCTTATAGCGGCTATTTGGGCTATTTCATTGGTCTGAGCGTACTTAAGCCGAATCAGCGCTGGCAAATACTAGGAATTGGGTATTTTAGCGCAGCAGCACTCCATGCTTTGTGGAACGCCACTGGCATTTTTAGCACCTTTATTTTGGCCGTGGTCGGAGTTTTATCCTATGCCTTTTTAACGGCTGCAATTCTGAAAGCTCGTACTTTATCACCTACTAGATCCCAAAATTTTGCCACGCGCTTTATTGGTCGTTCGTAGTTTCTAATTCAGCAAAAGCGTAGCGAGAAATCGCCAAACTCAAACGAGCTTTTTCCATTGGAGATAATTCTTCAAAAGGAACTTCTCTTACTTTTTCCAGGAATGTTTCGATCGCTTCCGTCTGGTCTCCCCGCATAGCGTAAGCTAGAGGACGCGCCATCACTAGCAAGTCTTCTTCCGTCCAGCCTATACTGAGTTCGTTCACGCATCTAACTAATCTCTCTGCTAAGCATAAATTACTAGAAACTAGTTCTTTCGCTGTTTTGGCAATCAGCGCTAGGGTAACTTGTGGAACGCGAGAAGCAAATTTTTGGCACAAAGTAGCCAAAATATCGGAATGAGAGGTGGCAATTTCCGTAGAGGCTACAGGAACTTCTGGTTCCCAAAGTTGGTCAAGCTGTGTAAATAGGGCTTGCGATCGAGCCTCTATTTCCGTATCTAGAAGCTCATCTAAAGGAAATGCTGCTTCTAAAGCGGTAAAGTATGCTTCCGACTCTGGATGGGCGGTGTTCCAGCAATAATTTGTTTCATCTTGTAAAAGCATCTCCCATAATTCACGTTCTGCTTCTGACCAAAAATCTGATGAATATTGAGGATACTTGGTTTCACTGGCCATAATTCAACTCCTATGTCTATTTTTTGACTCTTGCTGTCCGCAGATTGACTACACTAGCACCTTCACTAGTTCCGCAACTTGTCAGAAGCTCAAACAGTGCCAATTGCGATCGCTAATTATCGGTTCTTGTGGCAGAAAAATGGCAATGGTGTTTGCCTTTTCTCCCACAATTTATAATGATGACTAATTGATTCAACTTTTATATCAATCTTTACGGTAAAAGCGATCTCGATTTTCTTCGATTAATAGACCAAATGAAATAATTCTAAGAGCATCAAGAGAGTTTTTTTATTAATCCCTATCATCAGCAAGACCTAACTGTAAACAGCTATTTGGCTGGTTTTATCGGTTTCAATTGCCAATTTAATCACCTTAATCCCGGTCAGGCAATTAAAAATCTAGCAGCGAAAGCCAAAGTTTTTTACAAATCGTTATCTAAACTTCCATCATAAATTCCCAAATTTGGCCGTGAGAACTGCCAAATTTAAGCTGGGTTCCCGATTTTAAAGGAATTTCCTCATGATGGATTTTGCGCCAACCCGTATTATCTAAAATGAGCGTACCGAAACGAGAAAAATCTCTTAGAAAGTAAGTAGGGCGAACGTTAGCGCCAAAGCGATCGTCTCGACAAATAATTTCTGCGTGTCTCTGAGACACCCACTTTTCGCAAATTACCAAATCGTTTTCCTGGCGGCGTCCCACCCGCATCAGCCCGCCCCGAATCGGCCAAACCTTATCGATTCCCAGCGGACGCACGAAAGCCGCTTTTTCTCGCCCCACCCAAGTAAGAGAATTTTCTGGTAATTCGGTGATTCCTTCTCCCAAAGGTTGGAGCAATTGCCCGTTAAAATCGGGGTGCATATATAGGACGGGCAAAGTCCAAGCTGGTTGATTGAACTTGTAAAGAGTGAGTAATTGTTGCCTCGCCACCGCCACTGCCTGATCGATCGACATTCGATCGGCCAAAGCACGAGCAAAAGCTTTAATGAAACTAATCGCTTCCTCATCTGCGATCGCATCTCGCATCGCCACTACTGCCGGAACGCCATGATGTAGCAGCACTTCCGCCAAACTACTGCGAGGAATCGGTTGATTGTTATACCTAGCTGATTGAGCGCCCCAACAAGCATTGAATACTGCTAGTATGACCTGGCAGCGAGTCAGAACTTGTGCCAGTTCAGTCCCGTTCATCGTCACCTCAGGGCCCAAAAACAGCAACCCGCCATCCGGTGCAGGAACCCCGTGACCTGCATAAAAAAACATATTGTAAGAACCTTGCTCCAGCTGGGAAATCAATTCGGCTGGGGTAGGCATGATCAAAGTATCGACTTGGCAAGGAACCAGAGTAGCCGAAGGATTAAAGCTGCCGCTAGTTTCCAAAATTCTCGCTAATGCGATCGCTTCTTGTTCCAGTTTTAACCGACCAGAAACAGGAGTTCGATCGGGGGCATCTTGTCCTAAAACGAGCAAAATATTTAAAGTTTGCTCCGGTCTCAACACTGGCAAAGGCGCGACATCGCTGGTAGTGCGACTAAACAGTAGTTGTTGACTCAACGAGACCGCTGGTTTGCCCGGTTGGGGTTGCATGATTTCCCAAGGCAAAGTAATTAAGTCTGGGTCGCGAATTTCCAGGCGCAGCCGCAAAGGTTTATCCAGACCGATCGCGATTCCTTGACTGTGATCGAGGCTACTTTGAATTTGCCCCTCAAACAACCACTGCCAAAGTTGAATTCCCAACTGCTGCATCAGACGACCACCATAAGAGGTAGTTTGCTGCAAAGGACTAGAAACCACTACCAAAGTTGGCGCTAAAGCTACTTCAGCTACTGATACTTTCGGGGAACCTGACCAGCTAAAGGGGGAAAACATTTCCTGCCAAGCAAGCCAGGTCTGGGTTAAGGTTTCTGGCCAAATGCAGTCGTGGTGGAGATATCCACCAGGATAAGGAGCTTTTAAAACCCAGATGGCAAAGTGTTCTGCCTCAGCAGCCACCAGGCGAGCTATGCTTAAGTTGAGGCAAGGACTTTCAAATGGCGACATTCAGAACCTTTGGATATAAAGACCTGGACGAGAGCTATTTTTTTTACCAGTTTTTTATCAGTCTATCGATTATTTAAGAGTATCGAAAAATTGGGTTTAAAACCCCGTCGTAGAACGACGGCTGTTGATACAATACTAAGAGGTCAATGACCGCGAGAACGATGAGCAAACAGGTTTAACGTCCTACTCCGTAATCTCGAAATTCCTAACAGTCAATAGAAAGTCCAAACTGTAAGGACGAAAAAGCAATTAAATACTGTGGGGCACACGGAAATTTACGCTTGGGGAGTAGTCCGTCAGAGCGCTTGCTGTAAAAGGTGTAGTCGGACTAGACATGAATCTGTAAGACCAAAACTAAAATTACTTGGTGGAGGCAGTGTTCAGCCCAAGAATCGCCGCCCTAAAAGCGCGGCTAGTCTCAATCTAGTTAATTTGCTGTAGGGGTCGCAGGCGGAGAAGGAACCTTACATTTTGCTGAGTCTGCTGGTTGCTGTAGACCATTTTGCTGAATGTGGAGTTCCAAATCTGTTTGTTTAACCCATCCTTCTTGGGAGGCTTTTACGAAATTAATTGCAGAAGCAGAAGAAGGCGGGTTATTACTAGAAGAATTGTTAGTACTCCGTAGCTGTTTCCCATTCGGCTCTTGTTCGGTAGCCGTACAAACTTTCAGCTTCAACCATCTGTTTTGTCCTAAAACAACTTGAGTTTTCACTTCCAAAAGAGTTTGGCCTGGGATTATTCCGATCGGTGCAGGTGGTTTATCGGATGGTTGATGAGGTGCTGGATATAACAAAAGCTGCACGATTTTACCTTGGGAGTTTTTTGCTAATCCGTTTTCGATTCGGATCGTCGCTCCCGTAGGCAGCAAAGAGTCTGAAGATTTCGTGGGAACCGGACTGGCGATGGTAGGAGTATTTGGCTTAATTT
This window harbors:
- a CDS encoding PrsW family glutamic-type intramembrane protease, translating into MASDISEGFLRQLPDGKSGSERRYCLENLDEIVLGRDFNCHVVLDSKIYGMVSRRHTVISHITKFAGAPPSWLVCDLNSANGTYINGEKLSGCKICRVGDRITLGNNGPEFIFECEYASTKQQEEPARGEKAENYASLTTSQSDSVSFTQLFPIFSTGKYLIQKAYLIPGIFTVTFVVLMFASVGKSMAFNLTLASYLAGAAYYFVYQLCGKHKPWWVLLLSGLTTIFILLSPLLLLFIVIFREILPGSVPASANAVSFPILLIQMFFGAGLMEELLKALPILGAYLLGRNLPSPWRERIGVWEPLDGILLGTASAVGFTLLETLSQYIPQIIQNVTLQAGQGAGELAGLQLLIPRVLGSVAGHMAYSGYLGYFIGLSVLKPNQRWQILGIGYFSAAALHALWNATGIFSTFILAVVGVLSYAFLTAAILKARTLSPTRSQNFATRFIGRS
- a CDS encoding CHAT domain-containing protein; the encoded protein is MSPFESPCLNLSIARLVAAEAEHFAIWVLKAPYPGGYLHHDCIWPETLTQTWLAWQEMFSPFSWSGSPKVSVAEVALAPTLVVVSSPLQQTTSYGGRLMQQLGIQLWQWLFEGQIQSSLDHSQGIAIGLDKPLRLRLEIRDPDLITLPWEIMQPQPGKPAVSLSQQLLFSRTTSDVAPLPVLRPEQTLNILLVLGQDAPDRTPVSGRLKLEQEAIALARILETSGSFNPSATLVPCQVDTLIMPTPAELISQLEQGSYNMFFYAGHGVPAPDGGLLFLGPEVTMNGTELAQVLTRCQVILAVFNACWGAQSARYNNQPIPRSSLAEVLLHHGVPAVVAMRDAIADEEAISFIKAFARALADRMSIDQAVAVARQQLLTLYKFNQPAWTLPVLYMHPDFNGQLLQPLGEGITELPENSLTWVGREKAAFVRPLGIDKVWPIRGGLMRVGRRQENDLVICEKWVSQRHAEIICRDDRFGANVRPTYFLRDFSRFGTLILDNTGWRKIHHEEIPLKSGTQLKFGSSHGQIWEFMMEV